The Notolabrus celidotus isolate fNotCel1 chromosome 23, fNotCel1.pri, whole genome shotgun sequence region ttttcaaacacagcaggtctagaccgtactctatgttatattattaacaaaaacccaacatcaagacaggatacgactcagccttatctcatcttaatccaccatgagtattgcaccttgcatgtatttagctagttacagcggagaggaaaagcttcctttaacaggcagaaacctcgagcagaaccagacccatgttagacacacatctgcctcgtcGAGTTGGGGtcagaaagagggatagaggagaataagagagagagtacAAACAACTtagtcttaataaacacagtggAAGTCCTTTTAATAATTAGCCTTTTAGCATGGGTTGctaatcaatacaaattattgtGCATGACTGAAGTAGATGATAGTGGTAGGGTTAAACTTCAAGTTTCAAGTCTTGATTTTGCAAAAAAGGTACATTATTGTTATGTACTGTATCTTAGTGCTATGGTATAACATTACACATACCATGACAAGAGAATTTTATTGATATCACACACttgttattaaaataaacagactcAAAGTCACTCAGCTTATCCTTCTTCCTGAGCTTTATTCAGTGTAAGGATGTTATGTGACAGAATCAGGCATACATAAATTACTACCTGATTTAAAGGTGTTGTTTTACATAATGTGCAGCTGAAGATAATGGGGACAACAGCTTGTTCACACTAGTGTTATACGTGTCTACACACACCTGTGTATAAATAATATTACATGTTCTTATTCAATAATTCACTAAGCATCTATTCAAACAACTGCCCTGGGTTcacacagggaaaaaaaactcacacacactttgatgCTTCAGGGATTCttgtggttatgaaacagacaagAGGCGAACGGGCGCCACCTCAATCACACTGACAGTCAGATCACTGGGGCAGAAGTgattatttaaaatgtgcacacacacacccacccccacacacacacacacacacacacacacacacacacacacacacacacacacacacacacacacacacaaacaaggtcTTGTCCTTCacttgtttgttattttaacgCACcatgattgtctttttttaacttcagaaACACACTCAGATGCACAAACTGTGAAAACATCCTGGAAACAGCAAGGCCTCAAGCATCATTACCTGTTCACAGGAAATCAAGTGTCAGTGAGCAATTCTCATTGAATTACATTCACCACATTGACTATTACTCTTTACAAGTCATAACAAAGACactacagaaaaacacacagagggagtgTGTAAGCTCATACATATTGACAGGATTATGTATCATCAGAGGCTTCCTAAAAACTGCTTATTCACAGATGGCAtttataggtgtgtgtgtgttcatgtgttcatgtgtgtatgtgtgccatGAAGAGAAATAtggtttgttttccttttaaacCTTCTGGAAGAATAAGATAAGAATACATTTCAAAGCCTCTGTATGCAAGCAGAAATATTATGGTGCAATGATAGTGTGATACTTTCCTGATCCACTTTGTTATTGAGAAGCTGACTTTTCAGAATTGTTTCAAAGTTGTTGTTGAGGGGTAAAGATGtagagtgtttgtttttttcctgagtCTCGTGTCTcctttagtctttgattttaacaAACAATTGAGGCGCTTTTAAAGGAGAACTGTGTGGTTGTTCTGTTCCAAATAAAAGTGACATCACCTCACTCAAAGATATGAATAAACTTGTCTGTGTCCAACTTTAACAGGCAGCGCCTGTACAACTTAAGCATTAGAGGAGAGGCCAAAGGAGAACCCGGACATGTTGACAAGGTGATTCTTTTTAATGTTCAATCATTTACTCATCAAATTCACAGGTTAGCTGATATGTCACTCTCTTTAATGTCAAGGTAAGGAGTCCATCATTTCAGCCCACAGTAGTTTAGATTGACTTGGTTCCAACGTGTTATCTTCCAACATCAATCTCACAACACACTTTCGTTTCCTCCCTGCCtcttatataaacacacacttgtAGCATCGCCGTCTTTATTGGAGCCCCAGGCTAACATTAGCGCAGACAGGTAGGATAACAAGTGTTATTAAGGTTAATAATAGCATTACATCAGCTGGAGAGTggacatgtttctgtgtgtctctggtGGTGTGCTTCAGTTTGATTAGCAACATAGTCCTAAAATTACCCACGCCTCACTCTGTTTTAATCTGTGGCGCTTCATCTCCTCTGATCCTGTGAGTTTTTAAACTTGTCCACTCTGACAGGGTTTTTTCTACCTCATTCATCGCTAGGCTTTAATGTTTCCACTTAAATTATTTTTCGGTGGAAAAAGTGATTTAAACTAATCATGTCAGCCCATGAGTTATGTATTTCTGAGAGGGACGGGCCAGTACAAGTCTACCAGTGCTAAAAAAGATTGAGATGAGCATTGGTTGTTgagcattgttttttatttatttacatgttgcCAAAaggtacgttttttttttacatctctaTGAATTAAATGCATTAACATTTAAGCTCATTAAGGCCAAATGGCAGCCTccaaagttgaaaaataaaaagttggaAGTACAAAACTGAAGCTTCTACAGTGTCTTCCGAGACTGGCTTCAAAACCCAAGAAGACccttttaaagacaaaaaatgcccatttttaaatcatacagaaacatgtttaaaaaacctggaatgaaaaaaaaatgtgggtcCAAATCTCATTCCTTTGCTTAACATGTCaggaccaagctgcaacctccggtcttaaaatatgaagcccatgcggagaGTTATAAACTGCAGCTCATTGAGCGTctatttgaggctggctgcggaaacaccggaaaccacatacacccccattcaaaaaagacaatcttgacagcataaataaacatgtttacagcctggtacaaaacacgGTTTAGATCTGAGTATCTAATTTCTTAATcgccacacactgtacggggagtgaactattttctaatgcaacagttcagaaaatattagattacgagttttgcccttTTAAGGACGTGACTGACtagattgacaggcaggaacactgtagctgttggctaggaggcacaaaggcccgcctcttacctcacactagctcgacagaagttaagttgcgctcagcatttccaatatggcttctgccaacgactggcttcaaaacagcactcagaaacagatgggtgacgtcatggatactatgtccaatatttatacagtctatggtcaggacAGAGCAATCCCTCCTCACAGTATTTACAGTTTCAAAGAAATGATAAGACAGTTGGTGTTAGCTCAGTTTAATTGCTCTTAATTTGTACTACTGGGGGAAAAAATCTatcttttcttcacttttaacCATTACTCTTATCACCTTTTTCTTCAGGAAGGAGCCAAAGACGCTATTGTACCCCAGCAGGAATCTGGTCTCAACACTATCAGAGGAAATGGGACTCCAGACatgagacaggaggaggaggacgaagaggaagaagaaatttCAGACTCCAAAGGTGGTTCACCTGTTAAGCCTGGGATCTTGACTCGGCTGGCCAGGTTGGTACAATGGCACAGTGAGTTGTAGGCATGTACACCTTTAGTCTGGGTAGCCAGATTTAGAATAACCACACCAACAGTTAACAATTTCTCATGCTCAGATCCATAAATCTGCACACTGCAAGGGTCCCAATTTTACCTGAGCCGAATACTGCATATCTGCCAGAATAAAACTATCAAACACTCAAACGACTTGGGTAAATCTTGCTGGTTTAATCATAGAAATTACAATAGTCTTAGAAATATCAGTTAAGATGAGATGTGGTGATGTCCTTAGGCACATAAATGACTGATGTGTTCAGAAGTCTTGTTGTCTGGGTGCATAGTCACAGTACTCTGTACTCTGTACTCTGGGAACTTTGTTACCTAGAGCAAATAAGTAttcctttatttctctctttgcaGCCGTGTGTTTCCCTTCTCCTTGTTTGTCAAAGATCCCTGAGAGGAGGATCTACCTGGTCCAGTGGTGGAAAGTCATCCTAGTTTGTTTGGTAAAAGTTCTgcagtgtaaaaaaaatgggTAGCTGTGTTGCATCATTAGTGTCCTTTTTTTTAGTTCTCCTTTTGTTCTGGAAATGTTGCACAGGTTTTAACAGATACTAACATTGCTCCACAGTGAAATTCACTATTTAAGGGTGTCAGCATTTTTACTGATActgaaagtgattttttttttttttttccaaatcatTCATGGCTGTTGATTTCATGATATTTGATTTTGTTCAGAAGGAAAGGCACATCATTTTTGTTTCATAGTACCACATAGGGATAACTGAAATAAATCTTACTTCACAGTTTTCATCATTAATCTAGCCACAGTTGGTTTTGCTTTTGTTCTTTGCCAACCTCTTTTCATTTGTGTCCTCCTGTTGTAACACTTTCTTATATGTGTTTCTTAGTTCCTAAAGCTCcttgtatttatttgtctcACTTACTCCAACTTTAAGACTTTCAAATAGATTTAATCTGAAgtgaataattatttatttacaagtTCAGAAAAGAAGGAACTGAAGTGTGCAGTGGCTGGGGTTAAGCTCTCAGAATGCAGGCCTGTTCGTCGTACCTAAGGCCTCTAAAAGTAGTAATTGAGGTAGAGCCAGGGCggttgtggctcagtgggtagagtcggttgtctatcaGTCGGAAgtttggcggtttgatcccagctccagcagtcacgtGCCagagtgcccttgagcaagacacttaaccccaaatTAATCCCGCtgttgtgaatgtgtatgaataagATTACCCAATAATGATGGAtactatatagcagcctctaccatcagttagtgaatgtgatgtgaaagagtgaatgtgacgagtagtgttaaagcgctttgagtggtaaGAAAGAATACAAAGCGCTatgtaagtacaagtccatttaccaaaagtagtatgggaggtagagccttcagttatcaggcacctctcctttggaatcatctaccagaataatctaccaatcagtacttttaagattaggcttaaaactttccttttagatGAAGCTGTTAGGGctagatcaggcttggaccaactCTTAGTtacgctgctataggcttagacttagaaaacatttgttgtgatttggcgctatataagtaAAGATTGATAATTTGGCTCCATCATGACATCTTTACTCAAAGATGTCATGAGGTTAGGAGAGGGGTTACAGGATTTCCCCGCCTGATGGGTGTAGACACTAACAGTGGTGGGTAGGAAGGATGTGGCGTGTGGCATAGACTTATGTAGAGCTACACCTGGACAGTGTTAAGAAGAAGAACTGGAGGGGACTGTGATGGCGGAGGATCGCAATGATGAACAAACTGAAATGAAGAACAAACTGAAAtgaagaacagctgaagagaggagagcagattTACAATTTGAAAGCAGAAGGATGATTGGTGCATAGAGATAATGTGAAATTATTGTTTGGTACTTAAATAAATGATCAtaaacagctgatcagagaaTCAAAAGAGAGCGGGagtgaaatgaatgaatgataacTGATGCTGAGCTTCATTTCTTCAGCTGAAGCAGTAGGACTTTTAACAATCTGCCTTGAACAGTGCAAAGTTTGTTTACAGGCTTAGTCTGATTTAAACTACTCAGCagtacattgtgttttttaaactcagagTTGTCTCAGTGGCACTTGTTGAATAATtgttctgaattaataattgtCTGGTTAATCATTGTTCTTCCTCCAGTAGTTTGGGGATCTGTTGTTCAAAATGGAAACAAGCAGGAACAAGTTTCAGCATAATGGTTCCACGTTGTCTGTCGTATGAACTCACAAGTACACATTCCAGAGCTTTATTTtggtgaaagttgaagacaatgCACACTGTTGCTTAAATTTCCACTCCCCTGTGtgttctgtatgtgtgttttgtgattgtATGTCCACATAAGTGAACACCTTGAGCTCCTGTGAGTGCAGCCTTGTGGAAACTCGACTTTCCTGCTGTCAATCTTAATTAGCTAAGTGTTCTAtctttgtgtgattgtgttttagCTAGGTATACACAATATATATGTTTCCTATATACTATCAAAACTGCAGAAAAGGGggtaaattatatttttatgactgctgtttggtgtgtgtgtgtgcatgcacgtgGCAATgcctggatgtgtgtgtttgcacatggggGTAAATGGGTCAACCCGACAACATCATCTTAGAAACAGGAAAACTTTGTCTAATCCGCTCCTTATATTGTCATAGAGcccaaaataacacacacatcatttatCTCAGAGTCACATCCACTTACACACTTTGACCACACACAATATCCTgtcaaacatcacacacacacacacacacacacacacacacacacacacacacataaagcacacacacacacacacacacacacacacacacacgcacacacataaagCACTTGGAataacagacacagacagtgaTATCAACCCCAACGTCAATCCAAAACATAGACACGCATCATGCACTCTTACACAGACACACGTGAATTACATCTTTtaatttgcacacacacaaacacgtttACATACGTACACACACTGAGATTAGAATAACAGGGCCGAAGTGGAAGTGGACACATTAATGATATTACAGTCATTCAAGACGCCATGGTTTCCACGGCAGCCGAGAATGACGGGGCCACTGACTGATACAAACATCAGTCACCCGGCTGAGTCACACAAGagatatttctgtgtgtgtctgagtgagtgagagagagagagagcaagaggggTCTCAAGTTCAGTTTAACAAAGTTCATTCATGTCTAACTCTCTCCTGATGAAGTGTTGTAGTCCATTCATATTTatagtttctctctctctctctctctctctctctctctctctctctctctctctctctggttggCATGGAATCAGAAGAAACACACACTATGGCCGTCCATGCAACTTATAATCAACACACTAATTGTTTTGTGTGAGTGTAGGTGGGGGGGTTTAAGTGATGATGTCACACATTCTGTTTTCCATTGACATAACCAGATTGGGAATGTTTTGGGTAAAGGGGCCATAAGATGATGATTGTGTTTTCCTTaggatgtgtgagtgtgagaatgAGTGTGAGAGTGCAACAGTGGAAGCCAGAGCATATCCTGAATTAGGAATTGACAACTGTAATCTGTCCTATAGTTTTCTTAGTCCTTCTCactgtgtgaaatacttgattctgattggtcgaaacccgtTGACAATGGTTTTTAACTTtgactaacatgagcaacagcGGAGAGAACTAGACCACacacgtcacatcaaatcaatccacagataATTGATCTGGAATATTTAGCTTCACCATAAAACGTATGGTatggtgaggtaaaaccattgGTTTTCGTTAGCATCACGTTGGTAAACAATGTAGTAAAACCTTAGTtttagttagcatgctaattacATTAGCCAAACAACATGGACATTTTCATACTgataccaagtggcaacctccggtctcaaaatatgaagcccatgcagaagtgttaaactgtaattcattgagcgtccgcttgaggctggctgcagaaaaaccagaaaccacatacacaccaattcaaaaaagacgatctttgcagcattgataaacatgtttacagcctggttcagaaaacagcttggctctacgtagctaatttctctattgacacacactgtatgggggtgattttttttctaacgcgaaggttcagaagatattaagatgacaaGTTTTTAAAGGCGGGAacacgtagctgttggctggggGGCTCAAACTcagcctctttatgtcacactttaactggttgagttccgcattaccaatatggctgccgccgccgattggcttcaaaacagtgttcaggaaaagatgggtgacatcccggatactatgtccattatttatatagtcaaTGACTGATACTTGTCCAGCAAACCTAGAAACATCAGTGGAGCAGGTTGTTGCAACTTTAGCTACACAGACACGTAAACCATGTgcagtggtgatgatagcagcaatGCTAAAAGTTGTGATTGTTTTGCTTACTTGAATCTAGAGCTAGCTTTAATCCTAAAAGCACAAATTATACTTTgacgccaaatcccaacaaacttTTACAAactgagcaggtctagaccgtactctatgttatactATTAacatagacccaacatcaagacaagataagatcaagtcccttcaaactgacaggactcaaactcatttcatcttaatccaccatgagcattgcacctcgcagtgtttagcaagttacagtggcaaggaaaaacttccttttaacaggcagaaacctcgagcagaaccagactcaacaCAGCAGGACTACATTACAGTGGTGTTCCTCAGGGAACTGTATATTTTCATGGAAGATGATCAAAGGTCAAACCAGAATCTGTAGTTTGTCctccttaaaaataaaagacggCTTGTATAGCTCAAAACCCCAAATTTAACTTAGATGAATATAAcacctgggatcaaaccacaGAGTAGTGAGTTTAAGCAAAACGTGAGTATGAATCACAAACTGGATCACATCCAGCCCCGTTTTTCTGTCAGGACAAAGATAGCTCTTTTACAGgagagtcatttatttttatggcCTAATATAAGTGGGCTACAGTGTCACAGTGGGCTTCAGTGACCCACAACAGTGATTATTCCCAAACCAGTCCAAACTTCTTAGGAAGTCTCATTGAAAAACCAAAAACCTCAGTAAGCTGATTCCGATTCCTGCTGTTCCAGCCAGTTGAGACATTTGTTACTTCACCCTGAAACCCAGTTTTGCATGGATACTCagcaagagaaaacaaaagacacTTGTGGggtttaaagatattttttaaGGGAGCTAATCATGGTCATCTGTGGTTTGATGTAGCAGTTTGTTACTGCTGCAAATGTCCAACAAATAATCTAAGAGGCTATTAAAAGATCACTTTACCCGAAGGAGTTTGGGAGGTGGTTGCTAAGCTGACATCCTCTGCTTAAGACAAGGGGGACGAGAAACAGAGCCAGGCGTTCCCAACAAAATGCCCATCATgtgccgcacacacacacacacacgcacacacacacacacacacacagatgaccCAAACCCACAATATCTTCTGACCCAACTCTGCCCTTCCGCTTGCAGCCGCAAATGGAAATCCAGGCAGACTTttgtaagtgtgtgagtgtgtgatgtcTCCCGTTTTGTGTATTTGATAGATCACTTAGTTTGTATCAAGTGACAGAAGAGGCccatttctttcctcttttttggGGTGGTTGGAGGGGGCAGGCAGGGATACTAACTTAATCTATGCATTTGGCCCcatgcctttgtgtgtgttaatgcatgTGAGGTAGAGCGATGTGTGTTCTTACTATTGTGGTGGTGCAATGATGGAAAACCTATCTAGTTTTCCTCTGTGTCACAGCAACGGTGCCCCTAATGGTTTAAAACAGAGAGCATTAGGGGGAAGGTGGAGGGACATAGAGATGGTAACACTGCGGGAGGAAGACATTCAGGAAGGAAGCGAAAGGcaaattgaacatttttaagaAAGCGTCACTTTTTTGCAggtagaaagaaaagaggagagagaggacccacaaaaaagaaggaaagatcCAGCGACTCTCAGCTCTCTAATTGTGGGTGTGTCCACAGCTATAAGTGCCTTCACTCGTACCTGTGTTACTTATATCCCCGCATGAGGCTcagaacagacacacacacctgtcagtcaacacaCCTGCCCTGCACTCCAGAAGCTGCACTTCCTGCACTACAGTCCGTCTTCAGGTAAGAGTGAGCTCCTTTTCACACACCAGTCTGCATGTTGGTGAAACAGACTTTTAGAGCCTGTGATTgttctttgatgttttatctaaaaaaataaattgtttcttctttaatttaatcaatttttcaatattttttcttaAGTTACAAGAAATGGGCCACAAGTAACATTTAGTGACAAAGTTGGGAAATTGCCCCCTTAACCTTTTTAAAGTGAATGCTTTGAAGGTTGAAATATGTGTACAGTTTCCCTAAATTCACATCTTATTAAGTTCTGATTCTGCAGCTTCTTTATACATTGGCCTTAATGAATGAGTGGATGTTCAAACTTAAGACTGCTTTCAAGCTTTGCAATTATGCAAAAGGTTTTAACACTTACTTGTTCTCAAAATATGCAAGTAAGTTTTGGTGCTTATCATACGTTTTACCACTTGGTTGAATTCTACTGTCCCAACAGTTTGATCGctgtaaaaataagcatttgtTATATGAATTATATACAACGACAAGGATTATTccctttaaaaagtcaaatattcATAATACTGGAGCTTCACATGACAGATGCAATGTGACAGAATGTGTCTCCtttgtgcctgtgtttttttctaaagatTTGCTCCCGTCATTAAGACTGTACATTTCCCCAAGCACCATTTTGCACAAGTTGTGATGTTGCTTTAgggtgaaaaataaatacatttcacctTGTTTAGTAAATATGAATACAAGTCAGATTAATAAATGATACGAGGTGTTTGCTCTTTCACTTTGCAGAATGAAGCCTCTTGTATTTAGTACTGCACATGGTCCACCCTACTGATATATATGTCTGCGTTAACCATAGAGTTAGAACACAGTCTGAGCTGTCCGTTATATGTGAGTTCAATTACAGActaaaacatcataaataacTTATATTGAGATATTTTCCCTTCATAATTtccaaatgtctgttttttaaaatgaaatttcTCATGAAATTGCCAAAAGTGTTGTAATCTGTGTTGGTTTGAGTTTGATTGAATGACAGTCATTTAGTTTTGATGGAAACTATCTTCACATAACTGAACTGAAGACCAGACACTTTCCTCGTTTTGTCCCTTCTAGCACTGGTAGTTTTGATTTATATGTTAGTGTATAATTTATCAGTATATAAGGGTTAGCACTTTTCCGGGGCTAATGTTGTGCTGGCTGCACGGTGGTCTTGAACAGCAGCCCTCCCATCGCATATAACAACCCTCTTTcctcaacaaaaaaacaaaccttcagGCATGGAAACCCCACATGAGAGGAAAAAGCCGGGCATTTCCCCCCTGCCCCACCAGCTGACACTGGGTTAatgtcctcacacacactcacacacacaattctTGACCTGTTAATTTGGTCATACCAGCAGCGTTAATGGCGTCCCCTGGGCCGTTCCATCATCAACACAGCAGCAATTCTCAACGTTCAAGTAGGAGGGAAGCAGAGCTGGAAATAGCTGCCATTTCAGAGGTCAAGGGTCGGGATCACCGAATTCCAGGGAAATCATGACTTTATTTACACACGTGTTGGGGGAGAGAACACGTGCTTGAATGGACACTAACTCAAGATCCTACATcatacatgcatgtgtgcacatacagtgtgtgtacatgttcCTACCTATATGTGTTCACGAGGCAGGAAACACAGATGAAGAAAAGATCCTTCACCTTTTCGTATGCCTGTATGAGTCGCTTCTAACATTGTGTACTTACGTGTGTCAGCAGGTAGCTGTTAAATGAGGCAGACTGAAAAGAGAATGAAAGACAGTactgtttttattcacattGGCTGTTCCTCAGCTGAGTGACACAGGCAGAAATGCAGAATGGGAAATCACCTATTAAGTAAGGGGCTATGGGCAACACTTAGAGGGGGATGGTTTACCAGATGAGAGGAGATCAGATCAGGTTCTTCAGCTCAAGTATATGATTTATCAGAAATCGTTTTAGTAGTCAGGTTTGCTTGTTCTCATCCTTTTTATCCTATATGGCCAAGTATTTTATAATCATGACCTCATCACATCACCTAATCtcatgcagtgtttttatttatcttctatttatttgcttttaatTATTGTACATGTGAACCTCTAATCCTGGCATCTCTTTGAAAAGCCTCTACTCACAGTGCTAATGTCTTCACGTTTTTCCAACTTACCTTcagctttttttctcaaattttaAACACCTACTTATAAAAGTTGGAACTACTTCATGAAAACCTCTGAAAAACTCTGAGTTAAAGTAACAGCTTTCCTCCTTTTTGGTCCCTCCAGGCTTCCATCcagatgtctctgtgtgtgaccTCACATTTCTGCCTGCTGGTCCTTCCAGTGATGTCACTCCTGCTACTTTTCTCTCCCATTGGTTGGAGCTATGATGGCCCCACCCCAGGGTGTCACTTGCACCGTAAGTAATAAATGACACTCTCAGACAGTCTCAGACTTTCAGGCGTATAGAACAGccttcatttattttcacataAACCAATAAGAAGCACTACAAAATCATTCTAGCTGAGAGATATCCTAGAGGTTCATTTCATATCAAGTTATTACAATACAActattttgatttaataaaagACTGCGTCCCTTTTTCTATCTTTTTCCCTGATCTCCAGCCTTCAACGTGACCATCCGCAGTGATCGCCGTGGCACATGTAAAGGAACCCACGTGGTCTATGCTTGTGTGGGCTACTGCGAGTCCAGCGCCTTCCCATCCAGATACTCAGTGCT contains the following coding sequences:
- the gpha2 gene encoding glycoprotein hormone alpha-2; protein product: LVPVLLISPHEAQNRHTHLSVNTPALHSRSCTSCTTVRLQASIQMSLCVTSHFCLLVLPVMSLLLLFSPIGWSYDGPTPGCHLHPFNVTIRSDRRGTCKGTHVVYACVGYCESSAFPSRYSVLVASNFTHNITSASQCCTISKDAKVKVRLDCPQGHHHEEMEIITAKACRCDMCRKSRY